The following are encoded together in the Candidatus Binataceae bacterium genome:
- a CDS encoding PPOX class F420-dependent oxidoreductase yields the protein MASIPEKYLDLFGSKKAFANLATIMPDGSPQVTPVWFDYKDGRIRINTARGRVKARNMKVGTKIAIAVLDPDNPYRYVQIRGPIISETENGADAHIDSLAKKYLGQDKYPFRQAGEQRVIYEVDPKSVQASG from the coding sequence ATGGCATCGATTCCAGAAAAATATCTCGACCTCTTCGGCAGCAAGAAGGCGTTCGCCAACCTGGCGACCATCATGCCCGACGGCTCGCCGCAGGTGACCCCGGTATGGTTCGACTACAAGGACGGGCGCATCCGTATCAACACGGCGCGCGGGCGTGTGAAAGCTCGCAATATGAAAGTTGGGACAAAGATCGCGATCGCGGTGCTCGATCCTGACAATCCGTATCGCTACGTCCAGATTCGCGGCCCGATCATAAGCGAGACCGAGAACGGCGCCGACGCGCATATCGACTCGCTCGCCAAGAAATATCTCGGACAGGATAAGTATCCGTTTCGTCAGGCTGGCGAGCAGCGCGTGATCTACGAGGTCGATCCCAAGTCCGTCCAAGCCAGCGGCTGA
- the miaB gene encoding tRNA (N6-isopentenyl adenosine(37)-C2)-methylthiotransferase MiaB, with the protein MAERAHNQSAPRVYLETYGCQMNIADSQTVTAVLRRAGYASAERPEDADVILLNTCAIREHAEERVLGRLSHLAQLKHRRPEVKLGLLGCMAQHNRAALVEKASYLDLVAGPDSYRRLPEMLGRAGFDPAIDVRLDRAETYADITPDHDGSLRAYVTAMRGCDKFCTFCVVPYVRGRERSIAPADLIREIRELAERGVKEVVLLGQTVNAYRHGDTDFGALLREIAKIDEIARIRFTSPHPSDMSDSLIAAMATEPKVQPYLHLPVQSGSDRILAAMERGYTISEYLALVARLRDAIPTLALSTDIIVGFHGEEEPDFRATLDLVREVGYDSAFTFKYSVRENTRAYKLGDSVSEEEKGARLAELIALQERISLARNLASIGTEFEVLVEGPARRGNAMLAGKTPQFKTAVFPAAEGIRVGALARVRVDSATGHSLLCSMV; encoded by the coding sequence ATGGCGGAACGCGCTCACAATCAGTCCGCTCCGCGGGTTTACCTGGAAACCTACGGATGCCAGATGAATATCGCCGACTCGCAGACGGTTACTGCCGTTCTGCGCCGCGCGGGATATGCGAGCGCCGAGCGGCCCGAGGATGCCGACGTAATCCTGCTCAACACCTGCGCGATTCGCGAGCATGCCGAGGAGCGCGTGCTCGGACGCCTGAGCCACCTCGCGCAACTCAAGCATCGGCGCCCCGAGGTGAAGCTCGGGCTTCTCGGATGCATGGCGCAGCACAATCGCGCCGCGTTGGTCGAGAAAGCTTCGTACCTCGATCTCGTCGCCGGACCGGACAGCTATCGCCGCCTGCCTGAGATGCTCGGCCGGGCGGGATTCGATCCGGCGATCGACGTGCGCCTCGATCGCGCCGAGACTTACGCCGATATCACGCCCGATCACGACGGCTCGCTTCGCGCCTACGTCACGGCGATGCGCGGATGCGACAAGTTCTGCACCTTTTGCGTGGTGCCCTACGTGCGCGGCCGCGAGCGCTCGATCGCGCCCGCCGATCTGATTCGCGAGATTCGCGAGCTCGCCGAGCGCGGCGTGAAGGAAGTCGTGCTGCTCGGGCAGACGGTCAACGCCTATCGCCACGGCGATACGGATTTCGGCGCGCTGCTCCGCGAGATCGCGAAGATCGACGAGATCGCGCGAATCCGCTTCACCTCGCCGCATCCGAGCGACATGAGCGATTCGCTGATCGCCGCGATGGCGACCGAGCCGAAGGTCCAGCCGTATCTGCATTTGCCCGTGCAGTCGGGATCGGATCGAATCCTCGCCGCGATGGAACGCGGCTACACCATCAGCGAATATCTCGCGCTCGTCGCGCGCTTGCGCGACGCGATCCCTACGCTCGCGCTCTCAACCGACATCATCGTGGGCTTCCACGGCGAAGAGGAACCCGACTTTCGCGCCACGCTCGATCTGGTGCGCGAGGTTGGTTACGACTCCGCATTTACATTCAAATATTCGGTGCGCGAGAACACCCGCGCCTACAAACTCGGCGATAGCGTCAGCGAAGAAGAAAAAGGCGCGCGGCTGGCCGAGCTGATCGCGCTCCAGGAGCGAATCTCGCTCGCGCGCAACCTCGCAAGTATCGGCACAGAGTTCGAGGTCCTCGTCGAAGGCCCCGCGCGCCGCGGCAACGCAATGCTCGCCGGCAAAACCCCGCAATTCAAAACCGCGGTCTTCCCTGCCGCCGAAGGAATCCGCGTTGGCGCCCTGGCACGCGTGCGTGTTGATTCTGCCACGGGCCATTCACTCCTCTGCTCAATGGTATAG
- a CDS encoding amidohydrolase: MDALTEILAGLDSIRPELTAFYQDLHRNPELSMQETRTAAKAADILRAEGYTVGTGIGKTGVVGILDNGVGPTVLLRADMDALPVREQTGLAYASTATGVDPDGEPVPLMHACGHDLHVTCLCGAAALLARNRDRWRGRLMMVFQPAEEIGSGARAMINDGLFDRFGKPEVVLGQHVIPSPAGSLYWRTGITMSAADSFEIKLFGRGGHGSRPQSSIDPIVMAASLVLRLQTIVAREVAPSDQVVVTVGSLHAGTKENIIPDQATIKINVRSFSPPVRQRVLDAIKRIAVAEAAASDAPRAPEFRPLNNFPILTNDPEATGRTVNALGRHFGDDKIHEVPLVNASEDFGEFGVAAGVPSVFWYFGGLDPEIVKKASDEGRLDEIPSNHSPLFAPIVEPTLTTGVHALVAGALNWLSAK; this comes from the coding sequence GTGGATGCTTTGACTGAGATTCTTGCCGGACTTGATTCGATTCGACCCGAGCTGACGGCTTTCTACCAGGACCTGCATCGGAACCCTGAGCTTTCGATGCAGGAGACGCGCACCGCCGCCAAAGCCGCTGATATCCTGCGCGCCGAGGGTTACACCGTTGGCACCGGCATCGGTAAAACCGGCGTGGTAGGAATTCTCGACAATGGCGTCGGCCCGACGGTGCTGCTCCGCGCCGACATGGACGCTCTCCCCGTGCGCGAGCAAACCGGACTCGCCTATGCGAGCACCGCCACGGGCGTCGATCCCGATGGCGAGCCGGTTCCTCTCATGCACGCGTGCGGGCACGATCTGCACGTCACATGCCTGTGCGGCGCGGCGGCGTTGCTCGCGCGCAATCGCGATCGATGGCGCGGGCGACTCATGATGGTCTTCCAGCCTGCCGAGGAAATCGGCTCGGGCGCGCGCGCCATGATCAACGACGGCCTTTTCGATCGCTTCGGCAAGCCCGAGGTCGTGCTGGGTCAGCACGTCATCCCGTCGCCCGCGGGCTCGCTCTACTGGCGCACGGGAATCACGATGTCCGCGGCCGACAGCTTCGAGATCAAACTCTTCGGCCGCGGCGGTCACGGCTCGCGTCCGCAATCGAGCATCGATCCGATCGTGATGGCGGCCTCCCTCGTGCTGCGCCTGCAAACGATCGTCGCGCGCGAAGTGGCGCCCAGCGACCAGGTCGTCGTCACGGTCGGCAGCCTGCACGCGGGCACGAAGGAGAACATCATTCCCGACCAGGCCACGATCAAGATCAACGTGCGCTCCTTCTCGCCGCCCGTGCGGCAGCGCGTGCTCGACGCAATCAAGCGTATCGCGGTGGCTGAGGCGGCGGCCTCCGACGCGCCGCGCGCGCCGGAGTTTCGTCCGCTCAACAATTTCCCGATCCTGACCAACGATCCCGAGGCGACCGGCCGCACCGTCAATGCGCTCGGCCGTCATTTCGGCGACGACAAGATTCACGAGGTCCCGCTCGTCAATGCGAGCGAGGATTTCGGCGAGTTCGGCGTCGCCGCGGGCGTGCCGTCGGTCTTCTGGTACTTCGGCGGCCTCGATCCGGAAATTGTGAAGAAGGCAAGCGACGAAGGGCGTCTCGACGAAATCCCGAGTAATCACTCGCCGCTGTTCGCGCCGATCGTCGAGCCGACGCTCACGACCGGCGTGCACGCCCTCGTCGCAGGCGCACTCAACTGGCTCAGCGCGAAGTAA
- a CDS encoding PadR family transcriptional regulator, producing MRGRFFGPGEVRLALLSMIAEGPTHGYELMRQLEDRSGGVYKASAGTVYPTLQQLEDESLIASEMIDGKKSYRATDAGREELRAKDEIVRRIWWRARRLAGWRNAFDPDAAEIRGPAERLVQAAFRAVAGERATESRFDKVRDILERALRELDALRDSD from the coding sequence ATGCGCGGACGCTTCTTCGGCCCCGGCGAGGTCAGGCTCGCCCTCCTCTCGATGATCGCCGAAGGCCCGACGCACGGCTACGAGCTGATGCGCCAACTCGAGGACCGCTCCGGCGGCGTCTACAAAGCCAGCGCCGGTACGGTTTACCCGACGCTCCAGCAGCTCGAAGATGAAAGCTTGATCGCGTCGGAAATGATCGACGGCAAAAAGTCGTATCGCGCGACCGACGCCGGTCGGGAAGAACTGCGCGCCAAAGACGAGATCGTCCGCCGCATATGGTGGCGCGCACGTCGCCTCGCTGGATGGCGAAACGCATTCGATCCCGATGCCGCCGAAATCCGCGGTCCAGCCGAGCGCCTCGTGCAAGCCGCCTTCCGTGCCGTCGCTGGCGAGCGCGCCACAGAATCGCGCTTCGACAAAGTGCGCGACATCCTCGAGCGGGCGCTGCGCGAGCTCGACGCTCTGCGCGACAGCGACTGA